The DNA segment GGATTAAAACCTTTTGACCAAATAAGTTTATTAGGTTatagacttaagataccatgaccctaaaacactgttcaaaattattattatttttaatactctcatacaacaaacagggaagggAAAGTCCTCGTTCAAGTATTTTAGGAAGTGGTATGTCTTCAACcatcatttgaaaatagccagtgactcagctgtctggacccctaggggaagttcattcccccatctcggtgccagaacagaaaagagtcttgttgtatacccTGACAGATGGTgagaccagtcgagcagtgtgaggagtgataagggctttgaggtaagagggagctggtaaatttttgactttgtaggcaagcatcaggggggattttattttatatttctatatccACTAATGTGATACACATGAGATTTTAACTAGctttgtgttacatgtagtaaggtatgacaaaagaaaaaaatgagagtCCAAACTTCAAAATATCAAGTGAGTTTATTGAAGTTACCCGACcatatattttctctttttttcttccttcctatTTTATTGTCAAATCCGAACTCAAATAGCACACAAAAAGGAATCAAGTCACTTTCAGGGTTTTATCTAATTTAGTCTCAGCAGCGATGTCGGTtttcttctgtcctgaagaacCTCTTGAGAAAGAAGAGCTGCAGATATCCAGCCATGATTATGATTAAGCTCTGGAGGACAGACCAGACATTCACGTAGTAGGATTTGGACTGAAGTAAGTAGTAATCAGCCCCTCTACGCATCCGTGCTACATTATAGAAGCGCCACATGTGCTGGATTCGGAGCCGTATCTTATTTGAAATATCCTTggcaaagaaagagagacactaTAAAGTACTATACTGGAAATATGTATGAAGAATGAATTAAACATCTGATGTTGAGTGTATGTTCTTAATCAAGTGGTTTATTACCTTTATCTATATAACTGCATGAACTGGGGATTGGTGTTCCAAATAAAGTAGCTGGTAAGTGATAAGTAATTGACTCAgaaacatgtaattattaaattatgtaCCTTAATGTTGGAAAGAGTGCTGTTTAGAAACTCTTCGTCCATTTCATTCTCCTTTTGTGTCTCAGCCTCCTCTTCATAGAACACCCCAAAGTTCAGGAAGACTCGCATGTCACCGAAATGGTTATGATAGTTGGCAAAACACATCTGgtaaaaacctgaaaaaaagtGTCAGTAGGGGAACGTAAATAATTTTTAGACGTGTACAAGCAGAGATTTAATGCAACAGTccgtctattttttttaataccatgCTGGCTCATATTATCAAACATTTAAATGCGCTGTTCAACTGTTGTGACAAAACAAACTACAATCATGTTAACTGAGAGGTTTGCTATACCTGTCTCCTTTGCTTGAAAGTTGATCTGGCCCATAGTGTTATCAGTGTAGGAAAGGAGGATACCATtaggagagaaaacagagacCGCCGGGTGTCTGCCTGCAGTCATCCCAGACACCCACTGAACCTGGACGTTATacaccacataaacacataactaCATTAAAGAGCTTTATATTTCCTTTAACTTAGTTTAAATATGTCCAAACATTGCTGACTATTTTGTAGAATAGAAGAAACACATCAGCTAAGTCAATAACTGTACAATAACTGATAAGCAATAGGAGAACCAAAGCAAGGTCACTGTACAATTCACTTACTACAGTTCCTCAATTCTTGCAAAGCCTTCCAGATTTCCTTTTAAGTCAAAAAACAAAtctataaaacaaataacaaagaaGTAAAAACTTAAACCGAGTTCAAACTCACCATGTAAGTCAGGTAAAAGCGTCCGTTCTGACGAGCAAAGTGCCAGTAGCACTGTGACTCTGTGCCAGACAGCAGAAGAGCAAAGTCATGGTGATCTGCTGCCTGAAAAAACTCACGACCTCCGTTTGAAGGATCTAAAACACTTTCACCCCTCTGTCCCAAAACTGGAAAGATGAGGAGGACTACAGCACAAAGCATGCAATACATGTCTCAGActcttaccacacacacacatacacagatctGGCTTCCGTTCAAGGACACATAGGGCAACACAGCACCTGAAAATATACAATGTGGGAGGTTTCATTTGACCAGAATCATGTTGTTGgaaacacacaaatgtatagaacctcactaatgctctaaaatctagtggaaagccttcagaGAAGAAGATTTAAATTAAtgggggaataaatctggaataggATTTTCAAAAAGTACATATAGATGTGATGGTAAGGTGTCCACAAAGTTTTGATCATATggcatgtatttaaaaaaaaacaattataatatctaattctttttattttaatttcaactGATTGAGGGAAAACTTTCAggctgatttattaaataaaataacagacctctaatataaaatcatataatGCATTAACATCTGGTTGGTATCAAAAACAAAGTCTTAACATCTGGTTGGTATCAATTCAGTTTCTCAAATTTTAAACCGCAAGAAATTAGTGCACCTGTGAACTTTCttccattctttttttattgacatttcatTGACTATGAAAGTACAGCACAGAGAGAGTGCTAGTGAGGAAAACCCCTGAATTTCACAAGTCTAAACATGTCCTTTATGTTATAAACCATGTGACCACCATCATCTGTAAAGAATAGATCAACACCGGGGTTTTTCCGTCTCTGTAGTCTGTTTGGTGTTAAAAAGCCTTTTTAGGAAGAAGAGCTGGAAATATCCGGCCAAAAGGATGACGAGGCTGAGAGCAGCCGACCAGGTGCTGACGTAGTTCGAGTTGGATTGGAGCAGGTAGTAATCAGTTGCTCTTCTCATACGTTCAATGCTATAGTAACGCCATATGTGGAACACAGAAGACTGCAGCCGGTTGGAGCTGACCTGCACAGACAACCGATTCAGAACAGGGTCGGTTCTAGACAGGCACATATTGGGAGGGAGTCAGAAATGTGAAGGGGGCATCATGTGTACACATCATGTTCGAGCACTGTTTTTTCCCTGTGCTTAGAACTACAGTGTGTTGGGCGGGGCTTTACGTAGGGGTCTGTCAGACAACGGTAATTTGTCTTCAGTCTGTCAAATTCAGCGGACGTGGACTCATCGTTGTGCTTGTTGTAACTGAAAAAACGCTGCAGCTTTTTCAAAGTCTTTCCCCTCCGTGACGGTGCTGAAATCCGACACGGCACTACGTTAGGCTACGTCTTGACTTATTTGCATACAGACGGTGATTGGATGTTTACCGAGGGCTCaggggaggagtgtgtgtgtgtgtgtgtgtgtgtgtgtgtgtgtgtgtgtgtgtgtgtgtgtgtgtgtgtgtgtgtgtgtgtgtgtgtgtgtgtgtgtgtgtgtggtgtgtgtgtgtgtgtgtgtgcgcgcgtgtgcgtgcgctgCAGCCTGTGAATGAATACACACAGCGGAGGGACAGAGACATGAGGGAAATCTAATACCGTATTGGGTGTAGTGTCCCTTTTTCGGCGGATTTTTCCGCTACCGCagatcattttatcattttacttgtaatatattcattttgtgAGTATATTAACCTGTGCCTTCTCAACATTTCAAAATTTTGATTCTAGGGGGCAAGACATTTATTTGAGGGG comes from the Tachysurus fulvidraco isolate hzauxx_2018 chromosome 17, HZAU_PFXX_2.0, whole genome shotgun sequence genome and includes:
- the LOC113636185 gene encoding transmembrane emp24 domain-containing protein 6-like produces the protein MYCMLCAVVLLIFPVLGQRGESVLDPSNGGREFFQAADHHDFALLLSGTESQCYWHFARQNGRFYLTYMVQWVSGMTAGRHPAVSVFSPNGILLSYTDNTMGQINFQAKETGFYQMCFANYHNHFGDMRVFLNFGVFYEEEAETQKENEMDEEFLNSTLSNIKDISNKIRLRIQHMWRFYNVARMRRGADYYLLQSKSYYVNVWSVLQSLIIIMAGYLQLFFLKRFFRTEENRHRC